The proteins below come from a single Halothiobacillus neapolitanus c2 genomic window:
- a CDS encoding hydrogenase, giving the protein MLIFHLDPLASSIFSFLVIVALILAFVMLGSHWIRNHVYAFAAESWVIAALSAAIGFYGHYPELFIIAALTALLRGTVLPILLLRIIRDLKLNREFTPLLQPSSSLLVGGLLVVFSYALAHKIGLRLDLVNSIAVLALTTMFGMKLIGFLMLVLRTEAVSSILGLLVIENGIFLGSQILVPGMPLLLEMVILFDLLIIVSTFGLLIRYLHREIGTTSSRDLTRLVG; this is encoded by the coding sequence ATGCTGATTTTTCATTTAGACCCGCTGGCCAGTTCGATTTTCAGTTTTCTGGTTATTGTCGCCTTGATTCTGGCATTTGTGATGTTGGGCTCGCACTGGATTCGTAATCATGTGTATGCGTTCGCTGCCGAATCCTGGGTGATCGCGGCGTTGTCGGCGGCCATCGGGTTTTACGGGCATTATCCAGAATTGTTCATTATCGCCGCCTTGACTGCCCTGTTGCGTGGCACGGTTTTGCCTATTTTACTACTGCGCATTATTCGGGATTTGAAACTCAATCGGGAATTCACGCCCTTGCTGCAGCCTTCAAGCAGCTTGCTTGTCGGTGGGCTTTTGGTGGTGTTTTCCTACGCCTTGGCGCACAAGATCGGCCTGCGGCTGGATTTGGTGAACAGCATTGCCGTGCTGGCGCTCACCACTATGTTCGGCATGAAGCTGATCGGGTTTTTGATGCTGGTGTTACGCACGGAGGCGGTCAGTTCCATCCTCGGTTTACTGGTGATCGAAAACGGAATTTTCCTTGGCTCGCAGATTCTGGTGCCGGGGATGCCGCTTTTGCTGGAAATGGTGATCCTGTTTGACTTGTTGATCATCGTTTCCACCTTCGGCTTGCTGATTCGTTATCTGCACCGTGAAATCGGCACGACCAGCAGCCGCGATCTCACGCGCTTGGTGGGTTGA
- the pstA gene encoding phosphate ABC transporter permease PstA: protein MISKFKKRKLINYFNLTASILVTAFGLVMLAWILTVLFGKGFQYINWAVFTQMTPPPGASGGLINAIVGTLLITFFAVLIGTPIGLMAGTYLAEFGGKGRFSSVVRFINDVLLSAPSIVVGVFVYAILVKPQGHFSGWAGAVALSILVIPVVLRTTEDMLKLVPVQMREAAAALGAPRYKVTIDIVYKAALSGMFTGLLLATARIMGETAPLLFTGLNNQFWSLDMNQPMANMPVVIYQYALSPYEDWQNLAWAAALLITISVLVMNIIARYSLKQPSSR from the coding sequence ATGATTTCCAAATTCAAAAAAAGAAAACTGATCAACTACTTCAATCTGACGGCCTCGATTTTGGTTACGGCTTTCGGGTTGGTCATGCTGGCTTGGATTCTGACCGTTCTATTCGGCAAGGGTTTTCAGTACATCAATTGGGCCGTGTTCACACAAATGACGCCACCACCCGGTGCCTCGGGCGGCTTGATTAATGCCATTGTCGGCACCCTGTTGATCACCTTTTTTGCCGTGCTCATTGGGACACCCATTGGATTGATGGCTGGTACCTATCTGGCGGAATTTGGTGGTAAAGGGCGTTTTTCCAGTGTGGTGCGCTTCATCAACGACGTGTTGCTGTCTGCGCCTTCCATCGTGGTCGGTGTGTTTGTCTATGCCATTCTTGTCAAACCGCAAGGGCACTTTTCTGGGTGGGCCGGGGCCGTTGCTTTGTCCATACTCGTGATCCCGGTCGTGCTGCGTACCACAGAAGACATGCTCAAACTGGTCCCGGTGCAGATGCGTGAGGCGGCTGCTGCCCTGGGTGCCCCGCGTTATAAGGTCACCATTGATATCGTGTACAAGGCGGCCCTGAGCGGTATGTTCACCGGCCTGTTGCTGGCGACCGCGCGCATCATGGGTGAAACAGCCCCCTTGCTGTTTACCGGCCTGAATAACCAGTTCTGGTCGTTGGATATGAATCAACCTATGGCGAATATGCCGGTTGTCATCTACCAATATGCACTCAGCCCCTACGAAGATTGGCAAAATCTGGCTTGGGCTGCCGCACTACTGATTACGATCAGCGTACTGGTTATGAACATCATCGCCCGTTACTCCCTAAAACAACCCAGTTCGCGATAA
- a CDS encoding respiratory chain complex I subunit 1 family protein → MQSYLVWQQIAQVAMIVLLSPLLHGFITTVEEKVKRGQGPSIFQPYRDLFKWFRKELIIPETASWIFWLAPVVAFTAMLTVPLLIPVLTNYPLPLSDMGDILGGGLILTLGGFAILLAGLDSGHPYGGLGSSRESMLTILAEPTLIMVLVGISLLAQSMLPFEVNHLLVHDPAVYWSPSHLFLVAAFFILLTVETERLPIHSSIHYEIYMIGEARILEYSGPLLALIKWSSWMKQAILYTIFLNVLTLPWGLSELGTTLGIAGAVIALLAKWALLGLLMVGVETMQARLRFYRYQEPLALSFLMAVLAVVAHQM, encoded by the coding sequence ATGCAGAGCTACCTCGTTTGGCAGCAAATCGCTCAAGTGGCCATGATTGTGCTGCTTTCCCCTCTGTTGCACGGCTTTATCACCACGGTGGAAGAAAAGGTCAAGCGCGGGCAGGGGCCGAGCATCTTTCAACCGTATCGTGATCTCTTCAAATGGTTCCGCAAGGAACTGATTATCCCTGAAACCGCTTCCTGGATTTTTTGGCTGGCTCCGGTCGTGGCGTTTACCGCCATGTTGACTGTGCCCTTGCTGATTCCCGTACTCACAAATTATCCGCTGCCGCTCTCCGACATGGGTGATATTTTGGGTGGCGGTCTGATTCTCACGCTCGGCGGCTTTGCTATTTTGCTGGCAGGGTTGGATAGCGGCCATCCCTACGGGGGGCTGGGTTCCAGCCGCGAATCAATGCTGACTATTCTGGCCGAGCCGACGCTGATCATGGTGTTGGTGGGTATTTCCCTGCTCGCTCAATCCATGCTGCCGTTTGAGGTCAATCATCTGCTGGTACACGATCCAGCGGTGTATTGGAGCCCATCGCATCTGTTTTTGGTGGCGGCATTTTTCATCTTGCTAACGGTCGAAACCGAGCGACTGCCCATTCATTCCTCCATCCATTATGAAATCTACATGATCGGCGAGGCGCGCATTCTCGAATATTCCGGCCCGCTGCTGGCGCTCATCAAATGGTCGTCTTGGATGAAGCAGGCCATTTTGTACACCATTTTTCTGAATGTTTTGACTCTGCCTTGGGGGCTTTCCGAGTTGGGCACCACGCTCGGCATCGCTGGGGCCGTCATCGCGCTGCTGGCCAAATGGGCGCTACTGGGGCTGTTGATGGTCGGCGTGGAAACAATGCAGGCACGGCTGCGGTTTTATCGTTATCAGGAGCCCTTGGCCTTGTCTTTTTTGATGGCGGTGTTGGCCGTTGTCGCCCACCAGATGTGA
- the pstC gene encoding phosphate ABC transporter permease subunit PstC, with the protein MSTTEKDLNTHLHTQSAGVIWDKVFKGTAFAFAALVLIVMLAIMVMLFKEAWPTFAHFGFSFFYTSEWDVVNDKYGALVPIVGTLVTSLIAVLIGVPVSFGIAIFISLMAPSWLKRPVGIAIELLAAVPSIIYGMWGLFYFAPWFSNTIQPFMTDTLGGVPLIGQFFQGPPIGVSIFTAGFVLAIMIIPFIASIMRDMFDVVPTALKESAYAMGSTTWEVVWKVILPYTKAGVIGGVMLGLGRAMGETMAVAFVVGNSLELNTGLFYPGATIASTMANEFNEASGLHMSSLIALGFMLFVITFLVLSLAKWFLLRLEKSQQGDET; encoded by the coding sequence ATGTCAACAACTGAAAAAGACCTCAATACGCATTTGCATACACAAAGTGCAGGTGTGATCTGGGACAAGGTGTTCAAGGGTACGGCCTTTGCTTTTGCGGCGTTGGTTCTGATTGTCATGTTGGCGATCATGGTCATGTTGTTTAAAGAGGCTTGGCCTACCTTTGCCCATTTCGGATTCAGTTTCTTTTATACCTCCGAGTGGGATGTCGTTAACGACAAATACGGTGCCTTGGTCCCGATTGTCGGTACGCTGGTGACCTCGCTGATCGCCGTTTTGATCGGTGTGCCGGTCAGTTTCGGAATTGCTATCTTCATCAGCCTGATGGCCCCGAGTTGGCTTAAGCGGCCCGTTGGCATTGCCATTGAGTTGTTGGCGGCGGTGCCGTCAATCATCTACGGGATGTGGGGGCTGTTTTATTTTGCCCCGTGGTTTTCCAATACCATCCAACCCTTTATGACCGACACTCTTGGCGGCGTGCCCCTTATCGGTCAGTTTTTTCAGGGGCCACCCATCGGTGTGAGTATCTTCACAGCCGGTTTTGTCCTGGCCATCATGATCATCCCCTTCATTGCGTCGATCATGCGTGACATGTTCGATGTCGTGCCTACGGCTTTAAAGGAATCTGCCTATGCCATGGGTTCCACGACCTGGGAAGTAGTCTGGAAAGTCATCCTGCCCTACACAAAAGCGGGGGTGATCGGTGGCGTCATGTTAGGGCTCGGCCGCGCCATGGGCGAGACCATGGCCGTCGCGTTCGTGGTGGGTAACTCGCTTGAGTTGAATACCGGCCTGTTTTACCCCGGTGCAACCATCGCGTCGACAATGGCTAACGAGTTCAACGAAGCCAGTGGCTTGCACATGTCATCCCTGATTGCACTGGGCTTCATGCTGTTTGTGATTACATTCCTGGTGCTTTCGCTGGCAAAATGGTTCCTGCTTCGACTTGAAAAGTCTCAGCAGGGTGATGAAACCTAA
- a CDS encoding mechanosensitive ion channel domain-containing protein, translated as MRLILGTRRWGLLGLMLMFFFSVFPSVHASTLQAIESATQTESQPSSAAPDYAALAALLADPQSRAVLIKELQRLAAQSPNQSTAKAKDAQQSSAEPTLANEMALDTLGVFHALGDAGKTAWVQINRLLLADPSAWDWSAVSNHAWRLALLILFSYGVWLSFGRLIRPVLLRLDQWTSAARARLHLLRLSVSLTATALLGVLVLGLIYVCGNLLSVWLAGDLASALLRQTLFLNAFILIEFIRLVIALILTPSFDGLSLFPIKAEQARFWMRRSSRLILLLGYGLMWLVPVIRENWGGDAAQIMTWSLAVIALVYALQTVFSQRHVLRDCLTSLAARQSSGMLAWLFTALSHTWHLLAALYIGMVFLVGLTRPVDALPFVARGTGYTVLIITAAMLLAAIMVQLLGGEIHLKEQHRQRVPLLERRLNIYLPWLLRTIRLVILVTSIALILAVWQVTNVFNWLGTTAGQQLLSTAFDVAFIVIGTVIVWLVLSSLIEMKLNGVSSHMPSARMQTLLTLFRNIIAIALLAMAVMMVLSEIGVNIGPLLAGAGVLGLAIGFGAQKLVQDVITGVFIQLENAINTGDTITVGGITGTAERLTIRSVGLRDLNGTYHIVPFSAVEVVSNYMRGYAYHKAEYGIAYRESIDEAITYLEAAFEELKSDPAMRGKILEPIHIPGVTELGASSVNIRVMIKTTPGDQWAVGRAYNRLVKMHFDAAGIEIPFPHTTIYFGEDKSGKSPPVYVQNLGGTPDSAG; from the coding sequence ATGCGATTGATTTTGGGCACGCGACGGTGGGGGCTATTGGGCCTGATGTTGATGTTTTTTTTCAGCGTGTTCCCGTCTGTCCATGCATCAACGCTTCAGGCCATCGAGTCCGCCACGCAGACCGAATCGCAGCCTTCCTCCGCCGCGCCGGATTATGCCGCGCTTGCTGCCCTGCTGGCAGATCCGCAATCCCGAGCGGTTCTGATCAAAGAATTGCAGCGACTGGCAGCGCAATCCCCGAATCAATCCACGGCAAAGGCCAAGGATGCCCAGCAATCCAGTGCCGAGCCCACGCTGGCCAATGAGATGGCCTTGGATACCCTGGGTGTCTTTCACGCGCTGGGTGATGCCGGCAAGACGGCCTGGGTGCAAATCAATCGATTGCTGCTCGCCGATCCCAGCGCCTGGGATTGGTCTGCCGTTAGCAACCATGCTTGGCGTCTGGCGTTGCTGATTCTGTTCAGCTACGGTGTGTGGCTATCGTTCGGGCGGTTGATCCGGCCGGTATTATTACGACTGGATCAATGGACTTCCGCCGCACGAGCCAGGCTGCATTTGCTTCGGCTTTCTGTGTCGCTGACGGCCACAGCTCTGCTGGGTGTGCTGGTCCTGGGCCTGATTTATGTGTGCGGAAATCTGCTCTCCGTCTGGTTGGCGGGCGATCTGGCCTCCGCGCTGCTACGACAGACGCTGTTTCTGAATGCATTCATCCTGATTGAGTTCATTCGACTCGTTATTGCGCTGATACTGACTCCTTCTTTTGACGGGTTGAGCCTGTTTCCCATCAAGGCCGAGCAGGCGCGATTCTGGATGCGCCGCAGTTCGCGCCTTATTCTTCTGCTCGGGTATGGTCTGATGTGGCTGGTGCCCGTGATCAGAGAAAACTGGGGAGGCGATGCTGCGCAGATCATGACTTGGTCGCTGGCAGTCATTGCGCTCGTTTACGCCTTGCAGACTGTGTTCAGTCAGCGTCATGTTTTACGCGATTGCCTGACCTCGCTGGCCGCAAGGCAGTCCAGCGGCATGCTTGCTTGGCTGTTCACGGCGTTGTCCCACACCTGGCATTTATTGGCCGCCCTCTATATCGGTATGGTTTTTCTGGTCGGTTTGACGCGACCCGTTGATGCGCTGCCATTTGTCGCCCGTGGAACCGGCTATACCGTTTTGATCATTACCGCCGCGATGCTGCTTGCCGCGATCATGGTGCAACTGCTCGGCGGGGAAATTCACCTCAAGGAACAGCATCGACAACGGGTGCCGTTGCTGGAGCGTCGGCTAAATATCTATCTGCCCTGGCTGTTGCGGACGATCCGATTGGTTATCTTGGTGACGTCCATCGCCTTGATCCTCGCTGTGTGGCAAGTCACCAATGTGTTCAACTGGTTGGGCACCACCGCCGGTCAGCAGTTGCTAAGCACGGCCTTTGATGTGGCGTTCATCGTCATCGGTACCGTGATCGTCTGGTTGGTGCTGTCCAGTCTGATCGAGATGAAACTCAATGGCGTCAGCAGTCATATGCCCTCGGCGCGCATGCAGACCTTGCTCACCTTATTTCGCAATATCATCGCCATTGCGTTGCTGGCGATGGCCGTGATGATGGTGCTCTCCGAGATTGGTGTGAACATCGGCCCCCTGCTCGCCGGTGCCGGTGTCTTGGGCCTTGCCATCGGTTTTGGTGCCCAGAAGCTGGTGCAGGATGTCATCACCGGCGTGTTCATCCAGCTCGAAAATGCCATCAATACGGGCGATACGATTACCGTTGGCGGCATTACCGGAACCGCCGAGCGCTTGACGATCCGCTCGGTCGGTTTGCGCGATCTCAACGGCACCTACCACATCGTGCCGTTTTCTGCGGTCGAGGTGGTCTCCAACTACATGCGAGGCTACGCCTATCACAAAGCGGAATATGGCATTGCTTATCGCGAGAGCATCGATGAGGCGATCACGTACCTTGAGGCCGCATTTGAAGAACTGAAGTCCGATCCGGCGATGCGTGGCAAAATTCTTGAGCCGATACACATTCCGGGCGTCACGGAGCTGGGCGCGAGCTCCGTGAACATCCGTGTCATGATCAAAACGACGCCGGGTGATCAGTGGGCCGTGGGACGCGCTTACAATCGCCTCGTCAAAATGCATTTTGATGCGGCGGGTATCGAAATTCCCTTCCCGCATACCACCATTTATTTCGGTGAAGATAAATCGGGCAAATCGCCGCCGGTCTATGTTCAGAATTTGGGCGGCACGCCGGATTCCGCTGGCTGA
- the pstS gene encoding phosphate ABC transporter substrate-binding protein PstS, whose amino-acid sequence MKFNKKLIAGAILAATASFTLSAQAEGVDKITGAGSSFAYPIISKWASEYKTEKGVEVNYQSVGSGAGIKQIIAKTVDFGASDDPMTVADLEKNGLTQWPLIMGGIVPVANIPGIKPGELVVSGPVFADIMMGKITKWNDPALEKLNPGKKLPNLQITVVHRSDASGTTAIFTNYLSKVSPEWKEKVGEGKTVNWLSKGNLGGKGNEGVASYTDRIKGAIGYVEYAYALQNKLPYMDMINSAGKRVAPTMENFGAAAANADWSAAPAFRVVLTDQPGDASWPITGSTFAIVHTNPENPGNVKAVLDFFKWSMAHGQKAAEELHYIPIPASVAKLIEASWSENIKLK is encoded by the coding sequence ATGAAATTCAACAAGAAACTGATTGCCGGTGCGATTCTCGCTGCAACTGCTTCATTCACTCTTTCTGCTCAAGCCGAAGGCGTGGACAAGATCACTGGTGCGGGTTCATCATTCGCCTACCCAATCATTTCAAAATGGGCTTCTGAGTACAAAACTGAGAAGGGCGTAGAGGTGAACTACCAGTCGGTTGGTTCCGGTGCTGGTATCAAACAGATTATTGCCAAGACGGTTGATTTTGGTGCGTCTGATGACCCCATGACCGTTGCCGATTTGGAAAAGAATGGTCTCACCCAGTGGCCATTGATCATGGGCGGCATCGTTCCTGTTGCTAACATCCCCGGCATCAAACCAGGTGAATTGGTTGTGTCTGGTCCGGTCTTTGCCGACATCATGATGGGCAAAATCACCAAGTGGAACGATCCGGCTCTTGAGAAACTGAATCCAGGCAAGAAATTGCCGAACTTGCAGATTACCGTTGTTCACCGTTCTGATGCCTCCGGCACCACCGCCATTTTCACTAACTACCTGAGCAAAGTCAGCCCAGAGTGGAAAGAGAAAGTCGGTGAAGGCAAAACAGTCAACTGGCTGTCCAAAGGCAACCTGGGCGGTAAAGGCAACGAAGGTGTTGCTTCTTACACCGACCGTATCAAAGGTGCAATCGGTTATGTCGAGTATGCCTACGCGCTGCAAAACAAGCTGCCCTACATGGATATGATCAACAGTGCCGGCAAGCGTGTTGCTCCGACCATGGAAAACTTCGGTGCCGCTGCCGCGAATGCCGACTGGAGCGCAGCGCCTGCCTTCCGTGTTGTGCTGACTGATCAGCCAGGTGACGCCAGCTGGCCAATCACTGGTTCAACCTTTGCGATTGTGCATACCAATCCTGAGAACCCAGGTAACGTGAAAGCGGTTCTTGATTTCTTCAAGTGGAGCATGGCACATGGTCAAAAAGCAGCTGAAGAACTGCATTACATTCCGATTCCTGCCAGCGTTGCCAAGCTGATCGAAGCTTCTTGGTCAGAGAACATTAAACTCAAATAA
- a CDS encoding FAD:protein FMN transferase, with amino-acid sequence MSPSGTQPIQRMRPALGTFVEISAAGRPPDQLIAAIDRAFADIARVERLMSFHQPESDIGRVNRSHGAIEIHPWTARVLRLALRLAQTSAHRFNPTVGGELVTRGRLPDPATAFIASGHADDIRLEGTRLQRLRPVLITLDGIAKGWAVDRAIARLKACGVSDAVVNAGGDWRCFGTPRVIRLDSNAGCIALGQLTNGACATSAAGRNAQDFPAQLIAGSEPVRYGQWTVIARYAWLADALTKVAAATANDEAPEVIRQLGGQLLDPTAPPPPILLDDI; translated from the coding sequence ATGAGTCCGAGCGGTACACAACCGATTCAGCGCATGCGCCCGGCTCTGGGTACCTTTGTCGAGATTTCGGCGGCGGGCCGACCACCGGATCAGCTCATCGCGGCCATTGATCGAGCATTCGCCGACATCGCGCGCGTGGAACGGTTGATGAGTTTTCATCAGCCTGAGAGTGATATCGGTCGAGTCAACCGCAGTCACGGTGCGATCGAGATTCATCCATGGACTGCCCGCGTGCTGCGTCTGGCGTTGCGATTGGCGCAAACCAGCGCGCATCGATTCAATCCCACCGTGGGCGGGGAACTGGTTACGCGCGGACGACTCCCCGATCCGGCGACGGCATTTATTGCCTCGGGGCACGCCGACGACATCCGGCTTGAGGGCACGCGCCTGCAACGCCTTCGCCCCGTGCTGATCACGCTCGATGGCATTGCCAAGGGCTGGGCCGTTGATCGCGCCATTGCCCGCTTGAAAGCCTGTGGCGTATCCGATGCCGTTGTCAATGCAGGCGGCGACTGGCGCTGCTTCGGCACGCCCCGGGTGATTCGACTGGACTCGAATGCCGGTTGCATCGCCTTGGGTCAACTGACGAACGGTGCCTGCGCCACCTCGGCAGCGGGTCGAAACGCACAAGACTTCCCCGCTCAACTGATCGCGGGAAGCGAGCCCGTTCGCTACGGGCAATGGACGGTGATCGCCCGATATGCCTGGCTGGCGGATGCGTTGACCAAAGTCGCCGCTGCAACCGCAAACGACGAGGCGCCCGAAGTTATCAGGCAGCTCGGCGGGCAGCTGCTCGATCCGACTGCCCCACCCCCACCCATCCTTTTGGACGATATCTGA
- the pstB gene encoding phosphate ABC transporter ATP-binding protein PstB, with protein sequence MTTQTMTDQTQPENSSVSFKMANALKQTEERTKLLEKKDSVRLVDSPRLDIRDLSFFYGKFKALHNINMQIPDKQVTAFIGPSGCGKSTLLRIFNRIFDLYPGQRTEGQILLDSSDILSPKVDVNMLRAKIGMVFQKPTPFPMSIYDNVAFGVRLYENLSKSELDERIEWALQRAALWTEVKDKLNQSGAALSGGQQQRLCIARGIAVKPEVLLLDEPTSALDPISTTKIEELVHELKSDFTIAIVTHNMQQAARVSDYTAFMYLGKLVEYDHTDIIFTNPGRKETEDYITGRFG encoded by the coding sequence ATGACAACTCAAACCATGACCGATCAGACTCAGCCGGAAAATTCCAGCGTGAGCTTTAAAATGGCCAATGCGTTAAAGCAGACGGAAGAACGGACGAAGTTGCTCGAAAAAAAGGACAGCGTCCGCCTTGTGGATTCCCCGAGGCTTGATATCCGGGATCTTTCATTCTTTTATGGCAAGTTCAAAGCGCTGCATAACATCAACATGCAGATCCCGGATAAGCAGGTAACGGCATTCATTGGTCCGTCAGGTTGTGGTAAATCAACTCTGCTACGCATCTTCAACCGGATTTTCGATCTCTATCCCGGCCAGCGCACAGAAGGCCAGATTCTGCTCGACAGCAGCGACATCCTCAGTCCAAAAGTGGATGTGAATATGTTGCGCGCAAAGATCGGCATGGTCTTCCAGAAACCAACCCCATTCCCGATGTCCATTTACGACAACGTGGCGTTCGGCGTTCGGCTCTATGAGAATTTGTCCAAATCGGAACTGGACGAGCGGATTGAGTGGGCGCTTCAACGTGCCGCCCTGTGGACAGAAGTTAAAGATAAACTCAATCAGTCTGGCGCGGCGCTCTCGGGTGGTCAGCAGCAGCGCTTGTGTATTGCCCGTGGCATTGCTGTGAAACCGGAAGTACTGCTTCTGGATGAACCGACATCCGCTCTGGACCCTATATCCACCACTAAAATCGAAGAATTGGTACATGAGCTGAAGTCCGACTTCACCATCGCGATCGTCACGCATAACATGCAACAAGCGGCGCGTGTCTCTGATTACACCGCATTCATGTACCTAGGCAAGCTGGTCGAATACGATCACACAGACATCATCTTCACTAACCCAGGAAGAAAAGAAACCGAGGATTACATCACTGGCCGGTTTGGTTGA
- a CDS encoding FMN-binding protein gives MRYAPIIALAPFMVPAVQANQYFTTEQAQKALFPSATSVLATPVKLSGDQRSQIEALSDVRQRWKEQPVWRAEKDGVFQGWYIEDRVIGKHEFIRYAVALSPEGRVLGIEIMEYLETYGDQVRQADWRGQFLGRTTQSGFKLGEDIRNISGATLSCRNVTNGVKRLLALQQVALTASERGAQPK, from the coding sequence ATGCGCTATGCCCCCATCATCGCGCTGGCGCCGTTCATGGTGCCAGCGGTTCAAGCCAATCAATACTTCACAACCGAACAGGCACAAAAGGCCTTGTTCCCCTCAGCAACAAGTGTTTTGGCCACACCGGTCAAACTCAGCGGTGATCAACGGTCTCAAATCGAGGCGCTCAGCGATGTGCGCCAGCGCTGGAAGGAGCAACCGGTCTGGCGTGCAGAAAAGGATGGCGTATTTCAGGGCTGGTACATTGAAGATCGTGTGATCGGTAAACACGAATTCATCCGTTACGCCGTCGCGCTCTCCCCGGAAGGCCGTGTATTGGGCATCGAGATCATGGAATACCTCGAAACCTACGGCGATCAGGTGCGGCAGGCTGACTGGCGCGGTCAGTTCCTGGGACGGACCACGCAAAGTGGCTTCAAACTGGGCGAGGATATTCGCAATATCAGTGGTGCGACGCTTTCCTGCCGCAATGTCACCAATGGGGTCAAGCGCCTGTTGGCGTTGCAACAGGTGGCGCTGACCGCGTCTGAACGGGGCGCACAGCCAAAATGA
- a CDS encoding DUF6662 family protein: MSFAAKRSSLAGVVALGLTGAFAPPFIDRAEADENLLGYTIGAETTPKGGNELYLWNTIHKGKRQGSYTADYFRLEYERGLTDTLSGSIYLNGYRHKYSGSPVPGEIDGSLSQTKFSGFSVELKKNILSPYKDDLGVALYGELTYDTVDSITGAAIRGWELETKVIFQKPYLDGQFQWLTNIEFEAETAKDNESGAVESAIAPRLRSGISYRFIPNWYIGAEGWVDMEMLNAAADPAEPGSGGWEFDHWDFFAGPSIHYGGKTWWATLTWAHQFAGSSEESGAQNRTDLHLADHERNELRLKVGYNF, translated from the coding sequence ATGAGTTTTGCGGCAAAACGTTCTTCACTGGCTGGTGTGGTTGCGCTCGGCCTGACGGGTGCTTTCGCACCACCATTCATTGATCGAGCCGAGGCCGATGAGAACCTTCTGGGCTACACCATCGGGGCAGAGACAACGCCAAAGGGAGGCAATGAGCTGTATCTGTGGAACACGATTCACAAAGGCAAACGTCAAGGCAGCTACACCGCCGACTATTTCCGGCTGGAGTACGAGCGCGGCCTCACGGACACCCTGTCCGGTTCAATTTATCTGAATGGATATCGGCACAAATACAGTGGCAGCCCGGTGCCTGGAGAAATAGATGGTTCGTTAAGCCAAACCAAATTCAGCGGCTTCTCCGTGGAACTTAAAAAGAATATTTTGTCGCCTTACAAAGATGATCTTGGTGTGGCCTTATACGGTGAGCTCACGTACGACACAGTCGACAGCATCACCGGTGCGGCTATTCGTGGCTGGGAACTTGAAACCAAGGTAATTTTTCAAAAACCTTATCTCGATGGTCAGTTTCAGTGGCTGACCAATATCGAATTCGAAGCCGAAACAGCCAAGGATAATGAATCGGGCGCCGTTGAGAGTGCCATCGCGCCTCGACTGCGCTCCGGTATCTCCTATCGTTTTATACCCAACTGGTACATCGGTGCAGAGGGTTGGGTTGATATGGAAATGCTCAATGCCGCAGCCGATCCAGCGGAACCGGGCAGTGGCGGTTGGGAGTTCGATCACTGGGACTTCTTCGCCGGACCCAGCATTCATTACGGCGGGAAGACCTGGTGGGCCACCCTCACATGGGCGCATCAGTTTGCCGGTTCCAGCGAAGAGTCCGGTGCGCAGAACCGGACCGATTTGCACCTGGCCGACCACGAACGCAACGAACTCCGCCTGAAAGTGGGTTACAACTTCTGA